GAGCGGATAGTGGCCGAGCAGCACGTCGCGCACGGTGCCGCCGCCGAGCGCCGTCACCGCGCCGACGAGCGCGAGCCCGAAACGGTCCATCCCGCGCCGCATCCCCATCAGCGCCCCCGACATCGCTTCCGCGACGATCGCAATCAGATAAAGCGTATGCATGGCGCGTGTCAGTCGTCGGTTCGGAACAGGTCGAGCACGCGTTCGCGCTCGGCCGCGTCGACGGCCGCGGGCATCGGCTCGTCGGGTTTGCCGCTGCCGGCCGGCGTATTGGCTGCGTCCGGCGCCGCCGTGCCGCCGCATGCGAAGCGGCTGCGGATGTACGACGGCACATCGGCCGTGCACGTGCCGCGCGTGTATTCGGCATACACGAAATCGCCGTCGACGAGCGCGACGTCCTGCGGCGGCGTCGCATCGACCGGCGTGCGCCCGTCGACAGCCGTCTTCATGTAGTCGAGCCAGACCGGCAGCGCCAGCGTCGCGCCGGTCGCGCGCCCCATCGGGCGCGGCGTGTCGTAGCCGAGCCACGCGACCGCGACGACGCCCGACGAGTAGCCGGCGAACCAGACATCCTTCGACCCGTTCGACGTGCCCGTCTTGCCGGCCGCGTCGTCGCGGCGCAGCGCGAGCGCGCCGCGTGCGGTGCCGGCCTTCACGACGTCACGCAGCATGCTGTCCATCATGAACGCGTTGCGCGCCGACACGACGCGCGCGCCTTCCGGCGTCGTCGCCTCGTACATCGCGCCGCCGTGACGCTGCTTCACCGACAGGATCAGGCGCGGCTCCATCCGCGTCCCGCCGTTCGCGAACACGCTGTACGCGCTCGCGAGCTCGAGCGGCGTCACCGCGCCCGCGCCGAGCGCGAGCGGCAGCGATGCCGGATTGCGCTGCGCGTCGAAGCCGAAATGCACCGCGTGCTGCTGCACGTAGCGCGCATCGGTGGCCTGCATCAGGCTGACCGCGACCAGGTTCTTCGAGCGCACGAGCCCGCGCCGCACCGGAATGAACCCTTCGTAGCGATTGCCGAAATTGCGCGGACGCCACGGCCGCGCGCCGGTTTCCGCGTGCGTGAGCGTGCGCTGCGTATCGTCGACGAGCACGCCCGGGAAATAGCCCTTCTCCAGCGCGGCCGAATAGACGAACGGCTTGAAGCTCGACCCCGGCTGGCGGTACGCCTGCAGCGCATGATCGAACACGTTGCGATTGAAATCAGCGCCGCCGACGAGCGCGAGCATGTCGCCGGTCGCCGCATCGAGCGACACGAGCGCGCCTTCGAGCCCGTTGCGCGTTTCGCGCTTCGCGGGCGGCTGCCGGCGCAGCGTGCGCTGGAGCGCGGCTTCGGCCGCGCGCTGGTCGCGCATCGAGATCGTCGTCGTCACGTCGAGGCCGAGCGTATAGGCGTCGTCGTGAAAGCGCTCGACCATCATGCGGCGCGCGCGCTCGGCAACGTACGGCGCGGCGACGATCCCGGGCGGCGGCGTGGTCGCCAGCGCGATCGGCGCGTCGACGGCCGCATGGTACGTCGCGTCGTCGAGCTGGCCGAGCGCATGCATGCGCCCGAGCACGTAGTTGCGCCGCGCGGTCGCGCGCGCCGGGTTGACGACCGGGTTGAACGCGGACGGCGCCTTCGGCAGCCCCGCGAGCACGGCCGCTTCGCCCGCGTTCAGCGCGTCGAGCGGCTTGCCGAAATACACGTTCGCGGCCGCCGCGAAACCGTACGCGCGCTCGCCCAGATAGATCTCGTTCATGTACAGCTCGAGCAGCTTGTCCTTGCTGTATTCGCGTTCGAGCTTGGCCGCCATCAGGATCTCGGCGAGCTTGCGGCTCAACACCTTGTCGCGCGTCAGATAGAAGTTGCGCGCGACCTGCATCGTGATCGTGCTGCCGCCCTGCCCCGGCTGCCCGGTCACGACGTTCGCGAACGTCGCGCGCGCGAGGCCGCCGAAATCGACCGCGCCGTGCTGGTAGAACTTCGCGTCCTCGGCCGCGAGCAGCGCCTGCCGCATCAGCGTCGGGATGCGTTCGAGCGGCACGAACTCGCGCCGCTCGACGCCGTATTCGGCGAGCAGATCACCGTCGCGCGAGAAGATCCGCAGCGGCAGCGCGGGACGATAAACGGCCAGGTGCTCGACGGACGGCAACTGCGTCCAGATGCGATGGATCGTCCATGCGCCGATGCCCGCGCACGCGAGCGTCAGGCCGAGCAGCGCGCCCGCGAGCGTGCGCCACACGCGTCGGCGGCGCGGCGGCGCGGGTGGCGGCGGTGGGGAAGCGGTGTGGTCGGTCAATGTCGGGCTCCTTCTTCGATGCCGCGACGGCCGGTGCGCGATACGCGCCGACCGTTCACGAAAGGCGCGCATTGTCGAAGGGATGGCGCGAAACCGGAACATTCTTTAGCCAAAGTTTGGCTGGCTAAATTTTATTTAGGAAAGCGCGCGAGACCATTCACGCTGCGCATGCGTGCCGATCAAGCGCGATCGGACGAACCGCACTGCGCGCGCTCCGGTTCGCCTGTACCATCGCGATCATGTTCGATCGATACCTCGGCCTGTGGGGCCTCGTTCCCGACGGCGGCCCGATCCTGACCGCGAGCGGCGGCCTGCTGCCCGTGCGCTGGCACGCGCGGCCCGCGATGCTGAAGATTGCGACGTGCGACGAAGAACGTCGCGGCAATGCGCTGATGGCCTGGTGGAACGGGCAAGGCGCGGCACAGGTGTGGCAACACGACGGCGACGCGATCCTGCTCGAACGCGCACAGCCCGCGCCGACGCTTGCGGGCTTTTCCGCTTCGGGCCACGACGATGATGCGATGCGCATCGCATGCGACGTCGTCGCGCGGCTGCACGCGCATCGTGGGCCGGGGCCGACTTGGGTCGTGCCGCTCGACGACTGGTTCCGCCCGCTGCTGTCGGACCACACCAGCAACGACGCGCTGCGCCGCTCCGCAGCGACCGCGCGCCAATTGCTGGCAGGACCGCCCGCCGACGCAGTCGTGCTGCACGGCGACATCCATCACGGCAACATTCTGCATTTCGGTGAACGCGGCTGGCTCGCGATCGACCCGAAAGGACTGCGCGGCGATCGCGCGTTCGATTACGCGAACCTGTTCTGCAACCCCGCGCACGACATCGCGATCGATCCGGTGCGCTTCGGGCAACGCGTCGTGTGCGTGGCCGATGCCGCGCAGCTCGACCGCCGCCGGCTGCTGCAGTGGATTCTCGCGTGGGTGGGCCTGTCGGCCGTGTGGCTGATCGAGGACGACCTGTCGCCCGATACGTCTCTGGAAGTCGCGCAACTCGCCGCGCACGCGCTCGGTATGTAAGTCAGTCGCGCTGCGACGTTCACCCGCGGCCTCGCATCGTTCGAACGCACCGCATTCGCCGGGTCCGCCCCGGGCACACGATCAGCGGCAACACCTTTGCACGTGCATTGCATAGCGGCTCGAGATGCGCAAATGCCCCCGCACGACGTACGGAGGCATCGCAACGCACACCCGCTCACACTACCCGGCTTGCGCTCCCGATCAGCGTCTTGGGTTCCAGATACGCGCTGATGCCCCACCGGCCCATTTCCCGTCCCAACCCCGAATGCTTGAAGCCGCCGAACGGCGCAAGCGGCTCGTGGGCCAGCGTATTGACGAGCACCCGGCCAGCATCGATCTGCAGCGCGACACGCTCGCACCGTTCGCGATCCTTGCCCAGCACCATCGCGCTCAGGCCGTAGCGCGTATCGTTGGCGATGGCGATCGCATCGGCGTCGTCTTCGTAGGGGATGACGGTCAGCACCGGGCCGAAGATTTCTTCCTGCGCGATCCGCATCCGGTTGCTCGCACGGGAAAACACCGTGGGTTTCACGAACCATCCGGCTTGCAGGCCGTCGGGACGCCCTTCACCGCCCGCCAGCAGCACCGCGCCTTCTTCCTGCCCGATGCGGATGTAGCTTTGCACCCGCTCCCATTGCTTCGCGCTGACCATCGGCCCGATGTCGGTGCCGGCATCGCGCGGATCGCCGGAGCGCACGCGTGCAACCGCCTGCTTGATCGCTTCTTCGAATTCCGCGAGCCGGTGGCGCGGCACCAGCACGCGCGTCCCCGCGATGCACGCCTGGCCGCTGTTCATGAACCCCGCCTGCAACACGAGCGGCATGATGTTCGCGAAATCCGCGTCGTCGAGCACCACCGTGGGCGACTTGCCGCCCAGTTCCAGCGTCACGCGCTTCATCGTGGCCGCGCCCGCGCCCACCAGATGCTGCCCCACCGCGGACGAGCCGGTGAACGAGATCTTCGCGACATCGGGGCTGCGCGAGATCGCGTCGCCCACCACGTCGCCCCGCCCGTTGACGATATTGAAGACGCCCTTCGGCAAACCCGCCGCATGCAGCGCTTCGGTGATCACCTGCGTCTGCATCGCGCTCATCTCGCTGGGCTTGATGACCGCGGTGCAGCCGGCCGCCAGCGCGGTGGCCAGCTTGTTGCAGATGAACCCCGCATCGCTGTTCCACGGCGTGATCAGCCCGGCCACGCCGACGGGCGTCATGACCACGCGGGCCGAGCCGGCCTGTTCCTCGAACGCGAACGTCTCCAGCGCGGCGATGGCCTGCCGGATGGTGTCCGCCGGATAGGTCGCCATCCAGCGGCCGCGCTCGACCGGTGCGCCGTATTCGGTCACGATCGCCTGCATCAGGTCGTCCTCCCGTGCGGCGACGGCGTCGAGCATGCGCTCGAGCGCCGCGATCCGTTCTTCCCGCGTGGTGCGCGACCAGCCGGGGAACGCGGCCTTGGCCGCGGCGATCGCCCGCTCGGCATCCTGCTCGTCGCCGAGGCGAACCTGGCCGACGACCTGCTCGGTGCTCGGGTCGTGCAGGTCAAACCACTCGTGACCGTGCGGCGTCACGAATTCGCCGTTGATGTAGATGTGTTCGATGCGTTGCATGGTGCGTACTCCTGTGCGCGTGTCCGACAAGCTGTCATGACACGCAGTCTAGGAATACATTACTGTTCTGATAAGCCGTCTTATGGCTGATGACTCATCCCGAAAATCAGGACAATCGATGCACCGCACCGGAATGACCGAACTGGAAGTGGTCCTGGCCGTCGCGCGCCGCAGCAGCTTTCGCGGCGCGGCGCTGGAGCTGGGCATGTCCACGACGGCGGTGAGCAGCGCCGTGGCCGGACTGGAAGCGCGCCTGAAGGTGCGCCTGTTCAACCGCTCGACACGGAGCGTGTCGCTGACCGATGCGGGCCAGCGCTACGTGGAGCGCATCACGCCCGCGCTCGCCGAGATCCGGAGCGCCGGCGAAGAAGCCGGCACCGGGCCCGATACGCCCAGCGGCACGCTGCGCATCAACGCGCCGCAGGGCGCCGCACACCTGTTGCTGGGGCCGCTGTTTCACCCGTACGCGCAGCGCTACCCCGACGTCCGCATCGACATCGTCAGCGAATCGCGCCTGATCGACATCGTCGCCGAAGGGTTCGACGCCGGCATCCGCCTGGCCGAATCCGTGCCGCAGGACATGATCGCGGTGGCGCTCTCGCGCGATATCCGCATGCTGGTGGTCGCGACGCCCGAGTACCTGAAGCGCCACGGCACGCCCCGTCATCCGCGCGATCTGCTCAAGCACCAGAGCATCGGCATGCGCATGGCGCACGGCGGCATCTATCACTGGGAACTCGAACGCAAGGGGCAGAAGCTGCAGATGGACCTGCCCGTACGGTTCGCGCTCAATGAATTGTCCGCGATCAAGCAGGCGATCCTGTTCGGGCTGGGCATCGGCTTCATCTCGGAATGGTTCATCGACGAAGAGCTGAAAACCGGCGCGCTGGTGCCGGTGCTGGTCCCGTGGTGCCCGTCGTTCGGCGGCCTGCGGCTCTACTACTCGGGGCATCGCTTCGTGCCTGCGCGGTTGCGCGCGCTGATCGGCCTCGCGCACGAGCTGCGCCTCGCCGATGCACCGTTGCACGACGGGCACGCGCGATGACGCGCGGGATGGTCGCCCCCGCTTCAGCGAAAGCGAGGTGGCGAATCTTGGCGTCGCCATACACACCCCGGCCGCCCGGACAGCGGCCACACCATGAAAAAAAGCCCGCCGGCATGCGCCGGCGGGCTTTCGCATTCGACTGCTGACTCGGCGCTTAGCGCGCGGGGTTCAGCGTCAGGTTCATGTGACGGTTCACATCTTTGTACAGCAGGTAGCGGAAGCGGCCAGGGCCACCCGAATAGCATGCCTGCGGGCAGAACGCGCGCAGCCACATGAAGTCGCCCGCTTCCACCTCGACCCAGTCCTGGTTCAGGCGATAGACGGCCTTGCCTTCGAGCACGTACAGGCCGTGCTCCATCACGTGCGTTTCAGCGAACGGAATCACGCCGCCCGGCTCGAACGTCACGATGTTCACGTGCATGTCGTGACGCATGTCGCTCATGTCGACGAAGCGCGTCGTCACCCATGCGCCGTTGGTGCCCGGCATCGGGATCGGCTCGACGTCCTGCTCGTTGGTCACGAATGCTTCCGGGAGCGGGATGCCGTCGACGGCCTGGTAATGCTTGCGAACCCAGTGGAAGCGCACCGCGGCATCGCTGACGTTGTGCAGCGTCCAGTCGGCGCCCGGCGGAATGAACGCGTAGCCGCCCGGCGTCAGCACGTGCTTCTTGCCTTGCAGCGTCAGCTCGGCTTCGCCTTCGACGACGAACAGCACGGCTTCGGCGTTCTTGTCCTGCTCGGGCTTGTCGCTGCCGCCGCCCGGGTTCACTTCGACGATGTACTGCGAGAAGGTTTCCGCGAAACCCGACAGCGGGCGGGCGATCACCCACAGGCGCGTGTTCGTCCAGAACGGCAGCCAGCTCGTGACGATGTCGCGCATCACACCCTTCGGGATCACCGCGTACGCTTCGGTGAACATCGCGCGATCGGTCAGCAGATCGGTCTGCGGCGGGTGGCCGCCATGCGGCGCGTAATACGTTGTCTTAGACATATTGCATCCAGGCAATGGGTTGGTCCGGCCCCGGGCGCCAACGGCATCGGGCGGCACACCTGCGCGTGGGGCGCGCATGCGGCGGCGGGACATCGTTGCCGGGGTGGCTTGAAAGCGCATGCGCCTTCGTTGGTCGGCCAGGCTTCGCGACGGGTCCGTCCGGTTCATCGGACGCGGCGGCCCATGCAGGTGGGTCCGGCGGCCGGGCCGCAGCGCTCGGGGTCATGCAGCGAGGCGCGGCGGACGGCACGGTTCGATTCCGTACGCGGGCATCGACGACGATAGCGAAGTCGTTCGCAATCGACCAATTAAATGTCGCGATGACATCCATTCGATTTCCCACTACTTGCCGAGGCCCGCGATGGGCGGTGAAGCGGTGATTCGGGACGATCTGCCTATCAGGGAAATCCTGACGGCCGGGGCATTGCGTACGCGCGCCGGGACGATTGATGCGACGCGTCCGGACGCGGCAACGCCGATCGCGCAATGCAGCGCGCGATGCATCGTATTACGCGAAATGAGATGGGTCGATATGTGCCCGGCTGCGGGCGGCTCGGCGCTCGCCGGAAGCCTTCGTCAGGCCCGAACGGCTTGATGCGCCGACCGGAAAACCGATGGCATTCGCCGGTCCTGCGCACACGTGTTCAGACGCAGCGGGCGGTACGGGCGGGAAGCGGGGAAATACGGCGAGGAGGGAAATTGCCGGCCCGTCGATCAGGTGTATGGCAATGAATGATGAAGCCGGAAAAGGTCGCCGGTCTGGCCGGCGATGACGGCCCGGCAGGCCGCCGGGCCGAATCTCGCGTCGGGTGCCGACGCCGTCGGCGCGCCGGTGCGCGGCTCGCGCACCGTGCCGCGCCAGCGGCGATCAGTCCCAGTCGCGGTGGTGACGATGCTTGCGGTGACGGTAGTAGCCGCCGCCGTGATCGCGTTCGTATGAGCTGCGCGACATGTTGCCGCCGAGCGCCGCGCCTGCGCCGCCGCCGACAGCCGCGCCCAGCAGGCCGCCCGTGCGGCCGCCCATCGCGTTGCCTGCCGCGGTGCCGGCGCCACCGCCGAGTGCGCCGCCGATGATCGCGCCGGTACGTTCGCGACGGTTCGACGTCACCGCGCCACCTGCGCCGCCGCCGATGGCGCCGCCGATGACCGAGCCCGTGCTGCCGCCGAGCGCGCCGCCGACTGCTGCGCCGGCTACCCCGCCGAGCGCGCCGCCAAGCGCATTGTTCATGTCACCGGCCATGGCCGGCAGCGCAGTCGCGCCGGTCAGCGCGGCGACGACGAGAGCGGGGGCGATTTTCTTCCACATTCCCGTATTCTTCCTTGTTCGCAATCTGGTTATCGAAGGTCCGCTCGGTACGACGATCTGAATCGATCGGCGTCGGTTCAGGCATTGTGCCGAACCCCGGACCAATTCATTTCAATGAGCTTGCGGCGAAGAATAGCACCGGTCCCGCATCGTTGCCGTGGACATTCTGGTAACAAGTTGTTTACGAATAACGGACCGTGAACGCCCACCCCGCAATACCCGGAAAGCCGCGCCGGCATTGGCTGTGAGCTGAGTCCGGCCGCGCGGAACGGCAGGCCGGCGATACGCGGCGTCGCACGTTTGAGACACACGTGGCAACACATCGGGCACGCGCCGTGAGCGCGCGCCGAAACGACGGCCGAAACGATATGACGGGGTCAGTACACGCCGGGCAGCAGCCGCCAGGTCCGCGCGCAATACGCGTCGTATTCGGCGCCGAATTGCGAACGCAGCAGCGCCTCCTCGGAACGGATGCGCGCCACCAGCGGCACCAGCATCAGCGCGACCAGCAGCAAGCCGATACCCGAGCGGAACGCCAGCGCCCAGCCGACCGAATTGACGAGCAGGCCGAGATAGCTCGGATTGCGGATGCGGCGGTAGATGCCGTCGGTCACGAGCGTATGGCCCGGCTGGATCGCGACGAGCCCGCTGAAGCGCTTGCCGAGCACGAACACGGGCCAGATGCGCAGTGCCCCGCCTGCGATGTACAGCACGACGCCGAGCCATCGCACCGCATCGCCGCCGAAGGTCCATACATCGAGCCGGTCGGTCAGCGCGGGCAGATACGCGAGCAGGAACCCGCTCGCCCCGAACGCCGCGAGCACCCAGCGGTTGTCGCGGTTCTCGCGTTCGCCGGCGCTCAGGTTGCCTTCGGTGAACATCGCGGCGACGGCCATCACGAACGTCGCGATGACGACGACGGTCAGCGGCGGATGCGAGAAAAAGGCGGAGAACCCGCCGATGCCGAGCACGGCGAGCCCGAGATAAACGAGCGTGGATACGCCCGACAGGACAGCGACCTTGCGTGTGACCGACATGGCTGCCTCACGGGAAATGCGCGGCAATGCGCTTTCCTGTGAAGTATAGGAACCGCGCGCGATACGCTGCGCGCCGGTGTCATGCGGCGCGCGAATCTTCCGGCGCAGAACCGTGGATCGGGCCGGCGCGGGTCAGGCCCGGCTCCGGCGCCCGATCAGCGGATGCGGAAGTTGCCGCCGATCCCGATGCTGACGGGCGGCGCGTAATACGCCGGCGCATAGCCGTAGTAGGCCGGCGCGGGCGCATAGCCGTACGGCGGTGCGACGTAGCAGCCGGACAGGCCGCCGATCAGGGCAAGCGTGATGAGAAGTCTGGACATGGCTCGATTCCCGGCGCGAAAGACGAATGACACCTTGCGAACACCGTACCGCCGCGAGCGGCGGCGGCCGGCACGAAGAGGCGATCCGCCCTTCCTGTCGCTCGATGAAACAATGCGCCGAGTCTAGCGCGCGGCCTGCCGGGCCGAGTTTCGTGCGCGGTTACACGTGTTACTCCGCGTGACCGCTGAAACAGGCAGTTGCCGCGCGACGGCCGGCTCGTGCGCCGCCGCCGCGCCGCCTGCGAACGCGCCGTTACACGAAGCGTGCGCGAATGCGCTGCGCGATCGCTTCGAGCGTCGCCGCGTCGGCCATCTCGCGCGCATGCATCCGCAGCTCGGCGCCTTCCCAGCGCGGGATCACGTGGAAGTGCACGTGCGGGACCGTCTGGCCGGCCGCCGCGCCGTTGAACTGGCCGATGAACACGCCGTCCGGCTCGAGCGCCGCGCGCACGGCCGCCGCGACGCGCTGCGTCATGCGGATGCCGGCCGCGGCCGCATCGCCGGACAGCTCGAAGATCTGCGCGGCCGGCTCCTTCGGGATCACGAGCACGTGACCGTCGGCCTGCGGCATGAGATCCATGATCGCGAGGGTCGCGTCGTCTTCCGCGACCTTCACGCACGGCAGTTCGCCGCGCAGGATTTTCGCGAACGGGTTGTTGTTGTCGTAGGACATGGC
The sequence above is drawn from the Burkholderia stabilis genome and encodes:
- a CDS encoding aldehyde dehydrogenase family protein, whose amino-acid sequence is MQRIEHIYINGEFVTPHGHEWFDLHDPSTEQVVGQVRLGDEQDAERAIAAAKAAFPGWSRTTREERIAALERMLDAVAAREDDLMQAIVTEYGAPVERGRWMATYPADTIRQAIAALETFAFEEQAGSARVVMTPVGVAGLITPWNSDAGFICNKLATALAAGCTAVIKPSEMSAMQTQVITEALHAAGLPKGVFNIVNGRGDVVGDAISRSPDVAKISFTGSSAVGQHLVGAGAATMKRVTLELGGKSPTVVLDDADFANIMPLVLQAGFMNSGQACIAGTRVLVPRHRLAEFEEAIKQAVARVRSGDPRDAGTDIGPMVSAKQWERVQSYIRIGQEEGAVLLAGGEGRPDGLQAGWFVKPTVFSRASNRMRIAQEEIFGPVLTVIPYEDDADAIAIANDTRYGLSAMVLGKDRERCERVALQIDAGRVLVNTLAHEPLAPFGGFKHSGLGREMGRWGISAYLEPKTLIGSASRVV
- a CDS encoding penicillin-binding protein 1A, coding for MTDHTASPPPPPAPPRRRRVWRTLAGALLGLTLACAGIGAWTIHRIWTQLPSVEHLAVYRPALPLRIFSRDGDLLAEYGVERREFVPLERIPTLMRQALLAAEDAKFYQHGAVDFGGLARATFANVVTGQPGQGGSTITMQVARNFYLTRDKVLSRKLAEILMAAKLEREYSKDKLLELYMNEIYLGERAYGFAAAANVYFGKPLDALNAGEAAVLAGLPKAPSAFNPVVNPARATARRNYVLGRMHALGQLDDATYHAAVDAPIALATTPPPGIVAAPYVAERARRMMVERFHDDAYTLGLDVTTTISMRDQRAAEAALQRTLRRQPPAKRETRNGLEGALVSLDAATGDMLALVGGADFNRNVFDHALQAYRQPGSSFKPFVYSAALEKGYFPGVLVDDTQRTLTHAETGARPWRPRNFGNRYEGFIPVRRGLVRSKNLVAVSLMQATDARYVQQHAVHFGFDAQRNPASLPLALGAGAVTPLELASAYSVFANGGTRMEPRLILSVKQRHGGAMYEATTPEGARVVSARNAFMMDSMLRDVVKAGTARGALALRRDDAAGKTGTSNGSKDVWFAGYSSGVVAVAWLGYDTPRPMGRATGATLALPVWLDYMKTAVDGRTPVDATPPQDVALVDGDFVYAEYTRGTCTADVPSYIRSRFACGGTAAPDAANTPAGSGKPDEPMPAAVDAAERERVLDLFRTDD
- a CDS encoding methyltransferase family protein encodes the protein MSVTRKVAVLSGVSTLVYLGLAVLGIGGFSAFFSHPPLTVVVIATFVMAVAAMFTEGNLSAGERENRDNRWVLAAFGASGFLLAYLPALTDRLDVWTFGGDAVRWLGVVLYIAGGALRIWPVFVLGKRFSGLVAIQPGHTLVTDGIYRRIRNPSYLGLLVNSVGWALAFRSGIGLLLVALMLVPLVARIRSEEALLRSQFGAEYDAYCARTWRLLPGVY
- a CDS encoding bifunctional allantoicase/(S)-ureidoglycine aminohydrolase, coding for MSKTTYYAPHGGHPPQTDLLTDRAMFTEAYAVIPKGVMRDIVTSWLPFWTNTRLWVIARPLSGFAETFSQYIVEVNPGGGSDKPEQDKNAEAVLFVVEGEAELTLQGKKHVLTPGGYAFIPPGADWTLHNVSDAAVRFHWVRKHYQAVDGIPLPEAFVTNEQDVEPIPMPGTNGAWVTTRFVDMSDMRHDMHVNIVTFEPGGVIPFAETHVMEHGLYVLEGKAVYRLNQDWVEVEAGDFMWLRAFCPQACYSGGPGRFRYLLYKDVNRHMNLTLNPAR
- a CDS encoding HIT family protein yields the protein MSYDNNNPFAKILRGELPCVKVAEDDATLAIMDLMPQADGHVLVIPKEPAAQIFELSGDAAAAGIRMTQRVAAAVRAALEPDGVFIGQFNGAAAGQTVPHVHFHVIPRWEGAELRMHAREMADAATLEAIAQRIRARFV
- a CDS encoding LysR family transcriptional regulator, encoding MHRTGMTELEVVLAVARRSSFRGAALELGMSTTAVSSAVAGLEARLKVRLFNRSTRSVSLTDAGQRYVERITPALAEIRSAGEEAGTGPDTPSGTLRINAPQGAAHLLLGPLFHPYAQRYPDVRIDIVSESRLIDIVAEGFDAGIRLAESVPQDMIAVALSRDIRMLVVATPEYLKRHGTPRHPRDLLKHQSIGMRMAHGGIYHWELERKGQKLQMDLPVRFALNELSAIKQAILFGLGIGFISEWFIDEELKTGALVPVLVPWCPSFGGLRLYYSGHRFVPARLRALIGLAHELRLADAPLHDGHAR
- a CDS encoding aminoglycoside phosphotransferase family protein — protein: MFDRYLGLWGLVPDGGPILTASGGLLPVRWHARPAMLKIATCDEERRGNALMAWWNGQGAAQVWQHDGDAILLERAQPAPTLAGFSASGHDDDAMRIACDVVARLHAHRGPGPTWVVPLDDWFRPLLSDHTSNDALRRSAATARQLLAGPPADAVVLHGDIHHGNILHFGERGWLAIDPKGLRGDRAFDYANLFCNPAHDIAIDPVRFGQRVVCVADAAQLDRRRLLQWILAWVGLSAVWLIEDDLSPDTSLEVAQLAAHALGM